The proteins below are encoded in one region of Chloroherpetonaceae bacterium:
- the coaE gene encoding dephospho-CoA kinase (Dephospho-CoA kinase (CoaE) performs the final step in coenzyme A biosynthesis.) — translation MKVIGVTGGIGSGKSTVCDILRTLGCEIFNADLVAKQLQETDSEVIAGIKQLFGADIYEGGVPNRKKMAEIAFCDAQKLEALSQLIHPKVFLEFERARKTAEANGAKALVKEAAILFESGGDKQVDETIVVLAPRTERIRRLEARGMTRQDIEARMARQLSDDELRARADYVIENTGSLDELRAKTMDILNKILSTSSITSNR, via the coding sequence ATGAAAGTGATTGGCGTAACGGGTGGAATTGGTAGCGGCAAAAGCACGGTCTGTGATATTTTGCGCACGCTGGGCTGCGAGATTTTTAACGCCGACCTTGTCGCCAAGCAGTTGCAAGAAACCGACTCCGAAGTGATCGCAGGTATCAAGCAACTGTTTGGTGCTGACATCTATGAGGGTGGCGTTCCAAATCGCAAAAAAATGGCAGAGATTGCTTTTTGTGATGCGCAGAAGTTAGAGGCACTTAGCCAGCTGATTCATCCGAAAGTGTTCCTCGAGTTTGAACGTGCTCGGAAAACCGCCGAAGCAAACGGTGCAAAGGCACTGGTGAAAGAAGCTGCAATTTTGTTCGAGTCAGGTGGCGACAAGCAAGTTGATGAGACGATTGTGGTTCTTGCGCCACGCACAGAGCGCATTCGTCGCTTGGAAGCGCGCGGTATGACACGCCAAGACATTGAAGCCCGCATGGCTCGCCAGCTCTCCGATGACGAACTCCGTGCTCGCGCTGATTATGTCATTGAAAACACTGGCTCGCTGGATGAACTGCGCGCAAAGACCATGGATATCCTCAACAAAATTTTAAGCACTAGCTCCATAACCTCGAATCGCTAA